One window of Acidobacteriota bacterium genomic DNA carries:
- a CDS encoding XRE family transcriptional regulator, with protein sequence MPIIFAAFLTRRRERLGKTQAQVAEGCAVTPEAICQFESGRRKPSLALLPRLAQALQVDRRLLARFALFSRAPEFYAMLGLEPVEPAELEALQEAC encoded by the coding sequence ATGCCCATCATCTTCGCTGCCTTCCTCACCCGCCGCCGCGAGCGGCTCGGCAAGACCCAGGCCCAGGTGGCCGAAGGCTGCGCCGTCACCCCGGAAGCCATCTGCCAGTTCGAGAGCGGCCGCCGCAAGCCCAGCCTGGCCTTGTTGCCTCGCCTTGCCCAAGCCCTGCAGGTGGACCGGCGCCTGCTGGCCCGCTTTGCCCTCTTTAGCCGGGCTCCGGAGTTCTACGCCATGCTGGGGCTCGAACCGGTTGAGCCGGCAGAACTCGAAGCCCTCCAGGAAGCCTGCTGA
- a CDS encoding recombinase family protein, with protein sequence MNTKKRAAFYLRCSTVDQHTETQELDLRQLAAQRGLEIVAVYPDYASGAKASRPALDRMMADARRGKFDVLLVWASDRLARSVTHFLAVLDELNHLGIEFVSFREQLDTGGPLGRAVVVIISAIAELERNLIIERVKAGLRRAKAEGRRLGRPPLTVDREAVLQDRQRGLSISQLAKQHGIAETTVRRLLRQAPPAPPKTLSQSLRNRLKTQPHFRHFNPRQKELFIEHRKPTATFCEQSNASRHTIN encoded by the coding sequence ATGAATACGAAAAAGAGGGCCGCTTTCTATCTGCGCTGCTCGACCGTCGACCAGCACACCGAAACCCAGGAACTGGACTTGCGGCAGTTGGCCGCTCAACGGGGCCTCGAGATCGTGGCCGTCTACCCCGATTACGCGAGTGGAGCGAAGGCCTCCCGCCCCGCGCTCGATCGCATGATGGCGGATGCCCGCCGCGGGAAGTTCGACGTCCTGCTGGTCTGGGCCTCGGACCGGCTGGCCCGCAGTGTCACGCACTTTCTGGCGGTTCTCGATGAACTGAATCACCTGGGCATCGAGTTCGTCAGCTTCCGCGAGCAGCTGGATACGGGCGGGCCACTGGGACGTGCCGTGGTGGTGATCATCTCCGCCATTGCCGAACTGGAGCGGAACCTGATCATCGAGCGGGTTAAGGCGGGCTTGCGCCGGGCGAAAGCGGAAGGCCGGCGGCTGGGCCGCCCGCCCCTCACCGTTGACCGGGAAGCGGTGCTTCAGGACCGGCAGCGGGGCCTGAGCATCAGCCAGTTGGCCAAGCAGCACGGCATCGCCGAAACCACCGTGCGGAGGCTCCTCCGGCAGGCCCCACCGGCTCCGCCAAAAACCCTCTCTCAATCCCTCCGCAACCGGCTGAAAACACAACCTCACTTTCGGCACTTTAACCCCCGCCAAAAAGAGCTGTTTATTGAACACCGCAAACCTACTGCAACCTTCTGTGAGCAAAGTAATGCTAGCCGACATACCATCAACTGA
- a CDS encoding tetratricopeptide repeat protein, translating to MPNIRKASRPFFLTASIALLGSCFLSSPSQVVASQQAEVEALLKQARADESQQNYLAAKRIYKKALRLAPNNAEVLKRLGVLYQTEMRFQVSIDLFQRVLSFHPDYPEVNFYLGVSYYGLHEFAAAIRSFRTELGTPRPQPHCRYYLALALESEGQISAAIAQLNQLVTENPKDADALYELARLHMNSSFEAIKQLKSLDPDSFQLHTLMGEVYLEEQNYPWAIKEYQAALKRRPDANGIHYAIGVAEWALKQYPSAWKEFQQALRESAEDPLTNLYLGDIAVHEGRFQEALPYLETAQKGQPRIMQVHLLLGQCYEALSELKRAQSELVLATQLDPISPRPHYILAQVYRRLHDAGKSRQELAQFEKLSGIQKEETLEKAQRDDQHQENSK from the coding sequence ATGCCGAATATCAGGAAAGCGTCCCGGCCTTTCTTCCTGACAGCCTCCATCGCACTGCTCGGTTCGTGCTTTCTTTCTTCACCCTCCCAGGTAGTAGCTTCCCAACAAGCCGAGGTCGAGGCACTTCTCAAGCAGGCCCGAGCCGACGAAAGCCAGCAGAATTACCTTGCAGCGAAAAGAATCTATAAGAAGGCACTTCGGTTGGCACCGAATAATGCGGAGGTGCTAAAACGGCTGGGAGTACTTTACCAGACGGAAATGAGATTTCAAGTCTCCATCGACCTTTTCCAGCGCGTCCTGTCTTTTCATCCAGATTACCCAGAAGTCAATTTCTATCTGGGTGTTTCATACTACGGTCTCCACGAATTTGCGGCCGCCATCCGGAGCTTCCGGACCGAACTGGGAACGCCCCGCCCGCAGCCACATTGCCGATACTATCTGGCTTTAGCCCTTGAATCAGAGGGTCAGATCAGCGCGGCGATTGCACAATTGAATCAACTCGTCACAGAGAACCCCAAAGACGCCGATGCCCTTTACGAGCTGGCCCGACTGCACATGAACTCCTCATTTGAAGCAATCAAGCAACTCAAGAGCTTAGACCCTGACTCATTTCAGCTGCACACCCTGATGGGAGAAGTCTACTTAGAGGAACAAAATTATCCCTGGGCAATTAAGGAATATCAGGCGGCGCTCAAAAGGCGTCCTGACGCCAATGGCATTCACTATGCTATTGGAGTGGCTGAATGGGCCTTAAAGCAGTACCCTTCCGCCTGGAAGGAATTCCAACAGGCACTCCGGGAATCCGCGGAGGATCCTTTAACGAACCTTTATCTTGGAGACATAGCCGTTCATGAGGGGCGCTTTCAAGAAGCGCTACCGTATCTGGAGACGGCGCAGAAGGGTCAGCCTCGCATCATGCAGGTTCACCTGTTACTGGGCCAGTGCTATGAAGCGCTGAGCGAACTCAAAAGGGCTCAATCCGAGCTCGTGCTGGCCACGCAACTGGATCCAATCAGTCCTCGTCCCCATTACATCCTTGCTCAGGTTTATCGCAGACTTCACGACGCCGGCAAGAGCCGGCAAGAACTGGCGCAGTTTGAAAAACTGTCAGGAATACAAAAGGAAGAAACTCTCGAGAAAGCACAAAGGGACGACCAACACCAAGAAAATTCCAAATAG
- a CDS encoding glycosidase translates to MMGLLILCAAGLSAAGRFHLPFGPWKRLSTRPVIWPRGAGFQSFATFNPAVIEKDGKIVMLYRAQDKEKTSSLGYAVSDDGVHFKRRAQAVLGPNTPYEKGGGTEDPRLVQIDGTYYLTYTGFNNVDGVGPDHREAQLCLATSRDLIHWTRHGVIMPAYKGKWNRGWTKSGAIIPKKINGKYWMYYMGGASDTGGEMGLAESVDLIHWTDALDHPVAVKRPGDFDSQVVEPGPPPVILPQGILLIYNGANDQLVYSTGWLLLDKNDPSRILARAEKPLFHPAERWEKVGQVPNVVFVEGLVRRGKRWLFYYGGADKYVGVAAAENP, encoded by the coding sequence ATGATGGGGCTACTGATTTTGTGCGCTGCTGGCTTGAGCGCCGCCGGACGTTTCCATTTGCCCTTTGGACCGTGGAAAAGGCTTTCCACGCGGCCTGTGATCTGGCCCCGTGGTGCAGGGTTCCAATCCTTTGCGACGTTTAATCCTGCGGTTATCGAAAAAGACGGGAAAATCGTGATGTTGTACCGCGCTCAGGACAAGGAGAAGACCTCAAGTCTTGGCTACGCGGTCAGCGACGATGGCGTGCATTTCAAGCGTCGCGCTCAAGCCGTCTTAGGCCCGAATACCCCTTACGAAAAAGGCGGGGGAACCGAAGATCCGCGCCTGGTGCAGATCGATGGAACTTATTATCTGACTTACACGGGTTTTAACAATGTCGATGGTGTTGGCCCGGATCATCGCGAGGCCCAGTTATGCCTGGCGACATCACGCGACTTGATTCACTGGACTCGCCACGGCGTCATCATGCCGGCCTACAAGGGGAAGTGGAATCGAGGCTGGACAAAATCCGGCGCGATCATTCCAAAAAAGATCAACGGGAAATACTGGATGTACTACATGGGCGGCGCGAGCGACACGGGGGGGGAAATGGGCCTCGCCGAATCCGTCGACCTGATCCATTGGACCGATGCGCTCGACCATCCGGTGGCGGTCAAACGCCCGGGAGATTTCGATTCACAAGTCGTGGAACCTGGCCCGCCGCCCGTGATCCTGCCCCAAGGCATTCTCCTGATTTACAACGGGGCCAACGATCAACTGGTGTATTCCACCGGCTGGCTTCTCCTCGATAAGAATGATCCGAGCAGGATCCTGGCGCGTGCCGAAAAGCCGCTGTTTCATCCTGCCGAACGTTGGGAAAAGGTTGGCCAAGTGCCCAACGTGGTGTTTGTCGAGGGTCTGGTACGCCGCGGAAAACGGTGGCTGTTTTACTATGGCGGAGCAGACAAATACGTCGGCGTTGCAGCCGCGGAAAATCCCTAA